One genomic segment of Mytilus galloprovincialis chromosome 5, xbMytGall1.hap1.1, whole genome shotgun sequence includes these proteins:
- the LOC143075951 gene encoding uncharacterized protein LOC143075951: MSSYKIGVNLRVTENSNQGGRKYMEDTHAIRFVKNDEGGFEFAYFGIFDGHGGGEASKFAREHLLDEITKYECFWNDNDEDVLHAIKSGFLDVHFAMWREVDRWPKTSSGFRSTSGTTASIAIIKNSKLYIGHVGDSGIALGYDDSGSEKFIRPKGTMLTIDHKPDSPEEKKRIEECGGQVVAKSGVQRVVWNRPRNQHQGPIRRSTPIDRIPFLAVARSLGDLWSYNYLNEQFVVSPEPDVSVRKLDPARDKCLVLGSDGMWNMVSAEESVSVVVDLEYHFEYKVINDPTAPVSYWINPAEKLVQRALNKWKSRLMRADNTSCVVVLIDPLGPRKLSLLKKEREENLRRIRESKEKQTIPVKMSTRSSPRKPLESDSDSSKNEVKKASPKSAPSSPRNDNVHKGVVSPVSTEKTRRMSVPNSMEFDLDDSIQAASINKKLNFTPSTVREKMSRAVDISDQILAQGSASAMKKATEMLTHGHRGITARKIDDQLCPESASAMKKANRTNSKHTDLQFNNNAVVDNSHFTRTRQRHSSDAVLTLKTPHQTNPLTLLKGVVGKSLTENKTESQCRNVLTENSKQSNKVNSHDQHKAKGKIDIHSKEDQSICDSAAFKLRTKEEINERLGHGHQLRNSSKKGVVSKPSSTALRRLSSDSIKNTTRTSMRLRKINPRSQRCKSQTENKNFVSKFKLGGLKRKRTFSEGAPVSKKVCRS, encoded by the exons ATGTCAAGTTACAAAATAGGGGTGAATTTAAGGGTGACAGAAAATAGCAACCAAGGAGGTCGGAAGTATATGGAAGATACACATGCCATAAGATTCGTAAAAAATGACGAAGGTGGCTTTGAATTCGCTTATTTTGGTATTTTCGATGGACACGGTGGTGGTGAGGCTTCAAAGTTTGCTCGTGAGCACCTTTTGGATGAAATAACTAAATATGAGTGCTTTTGGAATGACAATGATGAAGATGTATTACATGCAATTAAATCTGGTTTTCTTGACGTTCATTTTGCAATGTGGAGGGAAGTAG ATCGATGGCCAAAAACTTCAAGTGGATTTCGAAGCACATCAGGAACTACAGCTAGTATAGCCATCATAAAAAATTCCAAGCTGTATATAGGTCATGTTGGAGATTCTGGAATTGCTCTGGGTTATGATGACAGTGGAAGTGAGAAATTCATACGACCAAAGGGTACAATGTTGACTATT GATCACAAACCAGACAGTCCAGAGGAGAAAAAGAGGATTGAAGAATGCGGTGGCCAAGTTGTGGCAAAGTCTGGAGTCCAAAGAGTTGTTTGGAATAGACCTCGTAATCAACATCAAGGTCCAATCAGACGTAGCACACCAATAGATAGAATTCCTTTCTTAGCTGTGGCTAGAAGTTTAG GTGACCTTTGGAGTTACAACTATTTAAATGAACAGTTTGTGGTATCCCCTGAACCAGATGTATCAGTGAGAAAGTTGGACCCAGCTAGAGATAAATGTCTTGTTCTTGGTTCTGATGGGATGTGGAATATGGTGTCAGCTGAAGAATCTGTGTCTGTTGTGGTAGATCTGGAGTATCACTTTGAGTACAAAGTTATAAATGACCct acTGCTCCTGTTTCATATTGGATTAATCCAGCAGAGAAGTTGGTACAAAGAGCTTTGAACAAGTGGAAGTCTCGTCTGATGAGGGCTGACAATACAAGTTGTGTTGTTGTTTTAATTGATCCTCTCGGACCTAGAAAACtgtctttattaaaaaaagaaagagaggAAAACTTACGCAGAATAAGAGAAAGCAAAGAAAAACAAACTATTCCAGTCAAAATGTCTACTCGCTCTTCACCACGTAAACCTTTGGAATCTGACTCAGACTCAAGTAAAAATGAAGTTAAGAAAGCTTCCCCAAAAAGTGCCCCTTCTAGTCCAAGAAATGACAACGTACACAAAGGTGTCGTTTCACCAGTATCTACTGAGAAGACAAGAAGAATGTCTGTTCCTAATTCCATGGAATTTGATTTAGATGACAGTATTCAAGCAGCAAGTATAAATAAAAAGTTGAATTTTACACCAAGTACTGTCAGAGAAAAGATGTCTCGAGCAGTGGATATATCTGATCAAATTTTAGCCCAAGGAAGTGCATCTGCTATGAAGAAAGCTACAGAAATGTTAACACATGGTCATAGAGGTATCACCGCCAGGAAAATAGATGACCAGCTTTGCCCAGAGAGTGCCTCCGCAATGAAGAAAGCAAACCGTACAAACTCAAAACACACTGACCTCCAGTTTAACAATAATGCCGTAGTTGACAATTCACATTTCACACGGACAAGACAGCGTCATTCGTCAGATGCAGTATTGACACTGAAAACTCCACATCAGACAAATCCCTTGACATTACTTAAAGGAGTTGTCGGTAAATCATTAACTGAAAACAAAACTGAATCTCAGTGCCGAAATGTCCTAACAGAGAATTCTAAACAGTCGAACAAAGTCAATTCTCATGATCAACACAAAGCCAAAGGAAAAATTGACATTCATTCAAAGGAGGATCAAAGTATTTGTGACAGTGCAGCATTTAAATTAAGGACAAAAGAGGAAATTAATGAAAGGCTAGGTCATGGACATCAGTTAAGAAACAGCAGTAAAAAAGGTGTTGTAAGCAAACCAAGTTCAACAGCTTTACGTAGACTCTCATCAGACTCCATTAAGAACACCACTCGTACAAGTATGCGATTGCGTAAAATTAATCCACGATCTCAAAGATGTAAATCTCAGACCGAAAATAAAAACTTTGTATCAAAGTTTAAATTAGGTGGCTTAAAGAGAAAAAGAACATTTTCAGAAGGCGCACCTGTGTCGAAGAAAGTTTGCCGTAGTTAA